A region of the Deltaproteobacteria bacterium HGW-Deltaproteobacteria-6 genome:
CCGGGGACGGTATCCGGCCAACCTGCGTCCAGCACGGCCATGCGCGCGCCGTTGGCGCATTCGCCGTTTTGATAGGCCGAACCCATGACGACGTCATCAATCATTGCCGGATCAATTTTTGCCTTTCTGGCAGCTTCCTGCAATACCAGACTGGCCAGCCGGTAAACCGGAATTTCCTTGAGCGCTCCTCCGTAAGCGCCGATCGGCGTACGCGCACAACTGATAAAGACGACATTTTCCATATATCCACACCTCTAAAATATTTTTGTTAAACCATGTTTAATGCTGTCAGGCCGCCTTGCGGCCTGCTATCTTAGTGGTGATGAGGCGACGGCAATCGTTACGACGTATGAACCTCCCGTGCGGGAAAACGATAGTTCCTTATACGCCTCTCACGTTATTTTGACTACATTATTTTAATATGCCGCCGTCAACCGGCGTCCGTGCTTTTACCCATAACCACCCGGCCTGAAAACGGGGACATACGCTTCAAAATTTTTAATAGGTCGGGTCGTACATCTTCGACTTGATGAAACCGGGTAAATCGGCCGGTTCCTTCATTGCCGTAAGTTTTCTTTCGAACGCCACCTTGGCGACGGCTATCGCGATATGAAGCGACACTTCGCGAACGCGCGTTAAAGACGGGAAAATCCGTCCCTGTTCAAAATCCTCCCTGGTGACCTTTTCATCCAGGCATTTAGCGGCCGTGGAAAACATTTCATCCGTTACGCGGGTTGACTCCGAAGCCATCACACCCAGTCCGACGCCGGGAAAGATATAAACATTGTTGGCCTGTCCCGATACGAAGGTCTGCTGATCGGTGACCACCGGCGGAAAGGGGCTGCCGCTCGCAAAGACCGCGCGATAATTTGTAAAGCGATAAGCGTCTTCCGCCGTGCATTCCGATTGAGATGTCGGATTGGAAAGCGCAAAGATAATCGGTCGATTATTGAGACGCGCCATAGCCTGTAAAATCTCGGGAGTAAATGTGCCGGGCTGGCCGGAAGCGCCGATGAGGACCGTCGGCTGGATCGCTTCAACAACCGAAAGAAGATCCCGCTGAAAGGGAAGATCATGGGCAAAGTGGCGTTTGTGTTCCACGAGATCGGTTCGACTGCTGACCACCAGCCCTTTGGAATCGACAAAACAGCAGCGGCTCACCGCCTCTTTTTCGGGCATACCCTGTTCGACCATAGCCGAAACCACCAGGTTTCCGATACCCAGGGCCGCTTCACCCGCGCCCAGAAACACAATCCGCTGTTCGGTCATTTTGCTGCCGGTCATCCGCAGGGCGGAATAAAGCCCGGCCAGCGCGACGCTGGCGGTGCCCTGAATGTCGTCGTCGAACATGCAGAATTGATCGCGGTACCTGGCAAGCAGCTTAAACGCATTCTGGTTTCCAAAGTCTTCAAGCTGAATCATGACATTGGGGAATACGTCACTGGCCGCCGTCATAAATTCATCGATGAGCGCTTCATATTCCTCACCCCGCAGGCGCTCCTGCGGCAGGCCGATGTATTCCGGATCACTCCAAAGCCCCTTATTGCCGGTTCCGACATCGATCATGATCGGAAGGCAGGCTTTCGGGTCAACGCCCGCGCAGGCCGAGTAAAGCGACAGTTTGCCGACAGGGATGCCCATACCGTTGGAACCGAGATCGCCCAGTCCCAAAATCCGTTCACCGTCGGTCACGACAATCACCCGGGCATCCTTGTAAGGCCAGTTATTTAAAATATCTTTGATGCGGCCGCGATCGTTCTTTGTAATGAACATTCCGCGGGGGCGCCGGAATATCTTGCTGTATTCCTGGCAGGCCAGTCCCACGGTCGGCGTATAGATAATCGGGCTCAGTTCCTGCATATGGTCAATGAGCGCTTTGTAGAACAACTGTTCATTACGATCCTGCAGGCCGATCAAATACAGGTATTTTTCAAGGCTGTTGGGCTTACGCCGGACATTGTTGATGATATGCTGAACCTGTTGCACCTGCGTCGAGACACGCGGCGGAAGCAGCCCCTGGAGCCCCAGTGCTGCGCGCTCGGCAGCGGTAAAGGCGGTGCCCTTATTCAAGCCTGGATCGTGCAATATATCGATGCCACGCGGATTATTTTCTGTTCCTGATTTCTGATTTGCCATATTTACCTTCTTTCCATTAATTAAGATGCGGCTGCAGTAGTATCGATATCGTGCCTGGTTTGCAAATATTTTTCCATCGTTCGGGAAAATAATATTCATCCCGGGAGATCTTCGCCGCTGCGCGCCGGATCGCTGATCGTTTTTTTGCGTCTTCCATTTCCGGTGGAAGATCGTCAGCCGGTCTGGAGGTTTATGTATTCTGCTTTGCCTGATATTGCAACTGCCATGCCAGTAAAATATTTGCGATCCGCAAAAGCCGCCATGCAGTCCGGCGGGGCATGAGCTTGCCGTTGCTAATGGTATCCTGTAATTGAGGCGCCAATACCATGATAGGCCTCAATGCCCTTTCCGATCCTATCATGAACAGCAATGTATTTATTATATACATTTATTGCGAACGACGTATATTTTATATACAATCATAAGCGTCGAGAACAATCAGCCGGCAGCCGGAACAACACTGCAAAACCGACTTTTGCCGGCAGGATGGCGGCTGACCGCTTTTTTGATCTTCCTCTCATGGCAACGCCGGCCTCCCGATCATTTCACGGCAG
Encoded here:
- a CDS encoding NAD-dependent malic enzyme, yielding MANQKSGTENNPRGIDILHDPGLNKGTAFTAAERAALGLQGLLPPRVSTQVQQVQHIINNVRRKPNSLEKYLYLIGLQDRNEQLFYKALIDHMQELSPIIYTPTVGLACQEYSKIFRRPRGMFITKNDRGRIKDILNNWPYKDARVIVVTDGERILGLGDLGSNGMGIPVGKLSLYSACAGVDPKACLPIMIDVGTGNKGLWSDPEYIGLPQERLRGEEYEALIDEFMTAASDVFPNVMIQLEDFGNQNAFKLLARYRDQFCMFDDDIQGTASVALAGLYSALRMTGSKMTEQRIVFLGAGEAALGIGNLVVSAMVEQGMPEKEAVSRCCFVDSKGLVVSSRTDLVEHKRHFAHDLPFQRDLLSVVEAIQPTVLIGASGQPGTFTPEILQAMARLNNRPIIFALSNPTSQSECTAEDAYRFTNYRAVFASGSPFPPVVTDQQTFVSGQANNVYIFPGVGLGVMASESTRVTDEMFSTAAKCLDEKVTREDFEQGRIFPSLTRVREVSLHIAIAVAKVAFERKLTAMKEPADLPGFIKSKMYDPTY